The following are encoded together in the Daucus carota subsp. sativus chromosome 5, DH1 v3.0, whole genome shotgun sequence genome:
- the LOC108222352 gene encoding protein CUP-SHAPED COTYLEDON 2, producing MDHFYQSMENNGDAQLPPGFRFHPTDEELITYYLLKKVLDHNFSSRAIAQVDLNKCEPWHLPEKAKMGEKEWYFYSLRDRKYPTGLRTNRATEAGYWKATGKDREIYSSKTSSLVGMKKTLVFYRGRAPKGEKTNWVMHEFRLDGKLAYHYLSTTSKDEWVISRLFKKTGGATAGEKRPSSSMSSHFHSEISSSSSIPFTPPPPPATTTDHVITYEHVPCFSSSAAPGGFSTYHTLFDGGLPPPLMDPTPMPPSSTFPSLRSLEENLHQPSFFFPPVNYDNFPAMETPKPGLTELDCIWRPSFN from the exons ATGGACCATTTCTACCAAAGTATGGAGAACAATGGGGATGCTCAGCTGCCTCCAGGCTTCAGATTTCACCCAACAGATGAGGAACTCATCACTTACTACCTCCTCAAGAAAGTCCTTGATCACAACTTCAGTAGCAGAGCCATTGCCCAAGTTGACCTCAACAAATGTGAACCATGGCACCTTCCTG AGAAAGCAAAGATGGGGGAGAAAGAGTGGTACTTTTACAGCTTGAGGGACAGGAAGTACCCAACAGGGTTGAGGACAAACAGGGCGACAGAAGCGGGGTACTGGAAGGCCACAGGGAAAGACAGGGAGATTTACAGCTCGAAGACTTCGTCTCTGGTGGGGATGAAGAAAACCCTAGTGTTCTACAGAGGCCGTGCTCCTAAAGGAGAGAAGACCAACTGGGTCATGCATGAGTTTCGCCTTGATGGCAAGCTTGCTTACCACTACCTCTCTACTACCTCTAAG GACGAGTGGGTCATCTCCCGGCTCTTCAAAAAAACCGGCGGCGCCACCGCCGGAGAAAAAAGACCAAGCTCCAGCATGAGCAGCCACTTTCACTCAGAAATCAGCTCATCTTCCTCCATCCCTTTCACACCACCTCCACCACCAGCAACAACAACTGATCACGTGATCACCTACGAGCACGTGCCCTGTTTCTCCAGTTCCGCCGCCCCCGGCGGCTTCAGCACTTACCACACCCTCTTCGACGGCGGCCTCCCTCCGCCGCTAATGGACCCCACCCCAATGCCGCCCTCCTCCACCTTCCCCAGCCTCAGATCACTAGAAGAGAATCTCCACCAGCCCAGCTTCTTCTTCCCGCCGGTCAACTACGACAACTTCCCGGCGATGGAGACACCGAAGCCGGGACTCACTGAACTCGACTGCATTTGGAGACCCtcgtttaattaa
- the LOC108222176 gene encoding homeobox-leucine zipper protein ATHB-52 gives MNMKNGSSKSSKKKRLTQEQVRLLEESFNGNNRLEPDRKLQLAHELDIPPRQIAIWYQNKRARWKNQSLELDYTAVHMRLEAALAHKRQLEKEVQRLRAELQKYSEFQISTKQHVQMLQPQPQPHRQLVSVSSISSNCDEVGSSSLHDDQVNCSWMNEDDQAALRVEEFYACLMGTNGINSNIEFNSNV, from the coding sequence ATGAATATGAAGAACGGTTCTTCTAAGAGCAGCAAGAAGAAGAGGCTGACACAAGAGCAAGTAAGGCTTCTGGAGGAGAGTTTCAACGGCAACAACCGACTCGAACCGGACCGGAAACTCCAGCTGGCACACGAACTCGACATCCCTCCGCGCCAAATCGCCATCTGGTACCAGAACAAGCGCGCTCGGTGGAAGAATCAGAGCCTGGAGCTCGACTACACGGCGGTTCACATGCGGCTCGAAGCCGCGCTGGCTCACAAAAGACAACTAGAGAAAGAGGTCCAGCGGCTTCGAGCCGAGCTACAAAAGTACtcagaatttcagatttcgacgAAACAACACGTACAAATGTTACAACCGCAACCGCAACCTCATCGTCAGCTCGTTTCAGTGTCGTCGATTTCGAGTAATTGTGATGAGGTGGGGAGTTCGAGTCTGCATGATGATCAGGTCAATTGTTCTTGGATGAATGAGGATGATCAGGCTGCTTTGCGAGTGGAGGAATTTTATGCTTGTTTGATGGGCACAAATGGAATTAACTCGAATATTGAATTTAACTCGAATGTGTAA
- the LOC108220500 gene encoding uncharacterized protein LOC108220500: protein MMLHSHHLLSSLHPALHSHPRIPPFSLSPPLRRPIPVFTRPGLCLAQPNDEVGPIELPPESNSIFATDDDPTNLQVATSVLLTGAISVFLFRSIRRRVKRSKELRFRSDGVKKSIKEEALESLKAMTPAGSLEANANSPPSVAQTLLGGISAGVIALILYKFTTTVEASLNRQTLSDNFSVRQITVTIRTIINGICYLATFVFGLNSVGLFLYSGQLALNSLMGEETSEQTEGSSNLTGSDNSEMNQSSGDNNIDSPQ, encoded by the exons ATGATGTTGCACTCTCATCATCTCCTCTCTTCACTACACCCCGCTCTTCACTCTCATCCTCGCATTCCCCCCTTTTCTCTCTCCCCGCCTCTCCGTCGGCCCATTCCTGTTTTTACCCGACCCGGCCTATGTCTGGCCCAGCCCAACGACGAAGTAGGCCCCATTGAACTCCCGCCAGAGTCAAATTCGATATTTGCGACGGATGATGACCCGACTAATCTCCAAGTTGCTACTAGCGTTCTCCTCACCGGCGCTATCTCGGTGTTTCTCTTTCGCTCTATCCGACGCCGAGTTAAACGATCTAAAGAACTC AGATTCAGGTCAGATGGAGTGAAGAAATCAATAAAGGAAGAGGCATTGGAGAGTTTGAAAGCAATGACACCAGCCGGCTCACTTGAGGCTAATGCTAATTCACCTCCCTCCGTTGCTCAAACATTGTTGGGTGGGATATCTGCAGGAGTGATTGCCCTCATTCTTTACAAGTTTACAACTACTGTTGAGGCATCTCTTAATCGCCAGACTCTTTCTGATAATTTCTCG GTCCGCCAGATTACAGTGACCATAAG GACTATAATAAATGGGATTTGCTACCTGGCTACTTTCGTTTTTGGCCTCAACTCTGTAGGTTTGTTCCTTTACTCCGGACAGCTGGCCCTCAACTCTTTAATGGGTGAAGAAACTTCTGAACAAACAGAAGGAAGTTCAAATCTGACAGGAAGTGATAACTCCGAAATGAACCAAAGTAGTGGGGATAACAATATAGATAGTCCACAGTAA
- the LOC108222039 gene encoding uncharacterized protein LOC108222039 — translation MSWEFKEEHLDRILVPTGLFFMFTYHVFLCYRYLKFPLTTAQGSEDYYKKIWVEKMLQLEAKDKGTTVAVINSNISAASSLSSVSLVLSSLIGALIGSSNEKDIFTSSFIYGDSSPTIVSIKYIALLCCFLVGFASFIQTTRNYALAAFLISIPNCDIPANYVQKPILRASHFHMVGMRALHIAATLIMWIFGPIPMLVSSIVLVAVWYLLDRNLTPLYQFQQRLQSQQTNFHKIGEEIATMTRGLRHQERGNVDRSSNSDAA, via the exons ATGAGTTGGGAGTTCAAGGAAGAGCACCTGGATCGAATCCTGGTGCCAACTGGGTTGTTTTTCATGTTCACCTACCATGTCTTTCTTTGTTACAGGTACCTCAAGTTTCCTTTGACTACAGCACAGGGTTCCGAAGATTATTACAAGAAAATCTGGGTCGAAAAAATGCTTCAG CTTGAAGCGAAGGACAAAGGAACAACTGTGGCTGTGATAAACAGCAACATTTCAGCAGCGAGCTCCCTGTCTTCGGTTTCTCTCGTCCTCAGCTCTCTGATCGGAGCATTGATAGGAAGCTCTAATGAGAAAGACATCTTCACCAGCAGCTTCATCTACGGAGACTCCAGCCCCACCATTGTTTCAATCAAGTACATTGCATTGCTCTGTTGCTTTCTTGTTGGTTTCGCTTCTTTCATTCAAACAACCAGGAACTATGCTCTTGCAGCCTTTCTCATCAGCATTCCAAACTGCGATATCCCTGCAAACTACGTGCAGAAGCCGATTTTAAGAGCAAGTCACTTCCATATGGTGGGGATGCGCGCACTTCACATAGCTGCCACTTTGATCATGTGGATTTTTGGACCGATACCAATGCTGGTTTCTTCAATTGTTCTGGTAGCTGTCTGGTACCTTTTGGACCGGAATCTAACCCCGCTGTACCAATTTCAACAACGTTTGCAGTCGCAGCAAACCAATTTCCACAAGATTGGTGAGGAAATAGCTACAATGACAAGGGGTTTAAGGCACCAAGAAAGGGGAAATGTAGACCGAAGTAGTAACTCAGATGCTGCGTAG
- the LOC108220853 gene encoding uncharacterized protein LOC108220853 codes for MEPSSSSDRATTHHRSHDLFICFTSTKTSTSSKSPTRQGSAMFNTASRKRGSGAESNPEPTSPKVTCIGQVRVKTKKQGDKMRNLSRRSAEMSFRKVMQRQSSFNSIHHQQECSSHRNQRWVHLPLTLCETLRSEFSCLFPCKSSCLSQSTTHCRDDLEEWMNDEEDYEDEKVVRRHVFDEIEIKDCFEQGGRVSLCVPPKNALLLMRCRSDPVKMEALAKKVYEPKLHHHEHDHDDEDCNDENDDEEEDCNDENDDGNVDVDHAVSFDKVKVVEVFEERRASISYNIVNQENLSDVKVNDLLISEGDDEICEPSYREEAQELKCAQDGAIEGEGDGQVLERDDLEIKNVEREGTQRLPECLLLMMCEPKLSMEVSKETWVCSTDFVRNRGQKKKLHAPNAPPCAKTGDGDGDAVVERRKSVDSRCGDNPFAALPPLYPAARDVQPGRASCCLPAARGGVSMASMIEQKLGDAVAYEPFVLTRCKSEPMRTASKLAQEGCFWKNKALGPHGRAPFGVGAAEAGC; via the coding sequence ATGgagccttcttcttcttctgacaGAGCCACAACTCATCATAGATCTCATGACCTCTTCATCTGCTTCACATCCACGAAAACTTCTACATCTTCCAAGTCACCCACTAGGCAAGGCTCAGCCATGTTTAATACAGCCTCTAGAAAACGAGGTTCCGGGGCGGAATCGAACCCGGAACCTACTTCCCCGAAAGTCACGTGCATTGGACAAGTGAGAGTCAAGACCAAGAAACAAGGCGACAAGATGAGGAACTTGTCTCGGAGAAGCGCGGAGATGAGTTTCAGAAAAGTGATGCAACGACAGAGTAGTTTCAACAGTATACATCATCAACAAGAATGCTCTTCTCATAGGAACCAGAGATGGGTCCACTTGCCTTTGACTTTATGCGAGACTCTGAGATCAGAGTTCAGCTGCTTGTTTCCCTGCAAATCCTCGTGTTTGAGTCAGAGTACTACTCATTGTAGAGATGATCTCGAGGAATGGATGAATGATGAGGAGGATTATGAAGATGAGAAGGTGGTAAGGAGACATGTGTTTGATGAAATCGAGATTAAGGATTGTTTTGAGCAGGGTGGGAGAGTGAGCTTGTGTGTGCCGCCTAAGAATGCTTTGTTGTTGATGAGGTGTAGATCGGATCCTGTTAAGATGGAGGCTTTGGCTAAGAAGGTTTATGAGCCTAAGTTGCATCATCATGAACATGATCATGATGATGAGGATTGTAACGATGAGAatgatgatgaggaggaggatTGTAACGATGAGAATGATGATGGGAATGTGGATGTAGACCATGCGGTTAGTTTTGATAAGGTTAAAGTTGTGGAGGTTTTTGAAGAGAGGAGAGCTTCTATttcttataatattgtaaatcAAGAAAATTTAAGTGATGTGAAAGTGAATGACTTGTTAATTAGTGAAGGAGATGATGAGATTTGTGAACCAAGTTATAGAGAAGAAGCACAAGAACTGAAATGTGCACAAGATGGTGCAATAGAAGGGGAGGGAGATGGTCAGGTTTTAGAGAGAGATGATTTGGAAATCAAGAATGTGGAGAGAGAGGGGACACAACGGCTGCCGGAATGTTTGCTGCTGATGATGTGTGAGCCGAAATTGTCGATGGAGGTGTCGAAAGAGACATGGGTTTGCAGCACGGACTTTGTTAGAAACCGGGGGCAAAAGAAGAAACTTCACGCGCCCAACGCGCCGCCGTGTGCGAAGACGGGTGACGGGGATGGAGATGCGGTGGTTGAGAGAAGGAAGAGTGTGGATTCTAGATGTGGTGACAACCCGTTTGCCGCATTGCCTCCGCTGTACCCGGCGGCGCGTGATGTGCAACCGGGGAGAGCGTCGTGTTGTTTGCCCGCTGCGCGTGGGGGAGTTTCGATGGCGAGTATGATAGAGCAGAAGCTAGGGGACGCCGTGGCATATGAGCCGTTTGTGTTGACTAGGTGTAAATCTGAGCCGATGAGAACGGCTTCTAAGCTGGCTCAGGAGGGCTGTTTTTGGAAGAATAAGGCGTTGGGGCCGCACGGGAGGGCTCCGTTTGGAGTTGGCGCGGCTGAGGCTGGGTGTTGA